The genomic region CGCGCCTGCTCGGCTGGATCTTCGGACGGCTGGTTGGTCGCAGGGACGCCGATGACGTGGTCGTTACCCAGGAAAGCCTCGCAGCTGACATGGCGGCGAACCGGGCGGAACTCACCGATCTGGAGCGGCGTTTCGAGCGGCTGGAGCAGAAGGATCGCTCCCACCGGGCGGGCGACGATAAACGGAATATCCTGAACTTACCGCCTCACGCCGCTGAATAATGTGCGATAGTGACAGGCTGCTGCGAAAGCAGCCGTGATGACTGGCCGACAAGGGCATCCTTGATCCAGGTCAAGTTGGCGACACCCACGGGTGGCTATGATGAACATGATATTGTTGGAGGGCTTCGTGCATGAGCAGTCTGCTGCCGATGGGCGAGCGGGAGAAGTCGCTTCTCCGAACAATGCCGTTTATCAGTTCACTGATCGGAGAGGCCTCGGACCAGATGGTCGAGAGCGCCTCCGGCGTCCACTGTGAAGCGCGCGATATCATATTCCGCCAAGACGAACCGTCTGACTTCTTCTACTGTGTGCTGAGCGGCTATGTTCGCCTCTACCGCCTGAATAGGGACGGCAGGGAGGCGGATATCCGTCTATGCGGCCCCGAAGACACATTTGCAGAGTGCGTGCTCTATGCGGAAGGCGGCTACCGCTACAATGCGCAGGCGACCGACACGACGCTCCTCTGCCGGTTCGAGACGCGCTCTGTGCGGCGTCTTGCAGAGCGGTATGGCGCGATCGACAAGGCGATGGTGGGCGTTATCTCGGGCCACTTTCTCGAAAGCATGGATTGCATCGCCAATGATAGGCTGCAGACCGCCCCGCAGAGGGTCGCCAACTACCTCCTTAATGCCTGTGAAGGCAGTGTAGAAACCGCACAGCTCCGCCTGCCTTTCCCGAAAAGCCTGCTTGCCGGGAAACTCGGCCTGGCGCCGGAAGCCTTGTCGCGGGCGTTCTCGACACTGCGGGGCTCCGGCGTAACGGTCCACGGCCGCCTGATCGAGATCAGCGACCCGGAGGCGCTCAGAAACGTCTGAGCCTCAAAGGCCACCGTGGAGCTTGAGGAAATCAACGATCGTACCGACGCCGTCGCCGCGCTTCATGTCGGCGAACACAAAGGGCAGATCGGCCCGCATGCGGGTCGCGTCCCGGCCCATGACCTCGAGATCGGCACCGACATGCGGCGCAAGGTCCTTCTTGTTGATGACCAGCATGTCCGATTTCGTGATGCCGGGCCCACCCTTGCGCGGGATTTCCTCCCCCTGGCAGACCGAGATCACATAGATGGTGATGTCGGCAAGATCCGGCGAAAATGTTGCGGCGAGGTTGTCGCCACCGGATTCAATGAAGACGATGTCGAGATCCGGAATTCGAGCATTCAGCCCGGCTATCGCCTGAAGGTTGATTGTCGCATCCTCGCGGATGGCGGTGTGCGGACAACCGCCGGTCTCGACGCCGACAATTCGATCCGACGGCAGCGCCTGCATCCGCACCAGCGCCTCGGCATCTTCCGTCGTGTAGATGTCGTTGGTGACGACGGCGACGGAATACTCGTCGCGCAGCGCCTTGCACAGCTTCTCAGTCAGCGCCGTCTTGCCGGAGCCAACAGGACCGCCGATACCGACGCGCAAGGGACCGTTTCTGGATTTCATGGTTCGAACTCCGATAAAACAACAGGATAGTGAAACGCGACGATGGCGGATAGAGGCAAATGACGTAGTCGCGGCCCGCCCCGCCGGGATGGAAGTGGCCGAGCAGCGATCACGACCGGAACAGCCTCACTCGTTGCGTCTCATGCCTGAGCGCGACGATGTCCGCCTGGACAGCGGCCGAACCAAGATCGTCCAGGGTGGAGGATGCTGCTTTTCCAGCGGTAGTCGCAACCAGCGTTTCAAGCCCTGCAAGCACCCCGACGCCGTCGCTCTGGCCACAGACACTCAGCCGGATGGACGCCGAAACGCCCTGCGACACGAACGCGTGCAGGTAGGCAGCAATCGCCTCCCCGGCTCCGATCCCATGAGCTGCTGCCACCGCGCCGACGGCAACGGGATAGGCAAGCTTTTCTGGAACAGACACCGGCATCTGCGGCCATGCGCCGGCAGTCGCCAGGAAAGCTTCCCCCAGTAGCATTGTTTCCTGATGCCGCTCCCGCGAACCGGCCAAAGCTTCTGCGAGTTCGGCGCAGGCAGCAAGCCGCTCGGGATCAGATGCCGAAGTATGCGCCTCCGCCATCAACACCGCATCGTTCCAGACAGCGCCATGGGTAAGGACCGAGGACAACCATGCATCGAGATCCCGGGCATTGGTCACCAGTCCGTCATGCACCGCTTTTTCGAGGCCTCCGGAATAAGCAAACGAACCAATCGGGAAGGCCGGCGACAGCCAGGCCATCAGCCGTAGCGAGGCGATTGTTTCACTCACGTCACCCATGACGGTCAGTCGTGTGCCGGATGGCCGTGGCCGTGACCATGCGAATGGTAGGCGCCTCGCGCCGGCTGGAAAGGCTCGGTGACATCGGCAACATCAGCACCCAGGCCTTCGAGCATCGAGCGAATGACGTGATCGCGCAGGATGAGGATACGGTCCTCCTCGATCTGTGCCGGCAGATGCCGGTTACCGAGGTGCCAGGCGAGCTCGATCAGATGCAGCCGGTTACGCGGCTTGATCTCGAACAGCTTTTCGGGCGCAGCAACGATCTCGATGAGTTCGCCGTCCTCGCGCACCAGAAGATCACCGTGGGCCAGCAGAACCGCTTCCTTGAGGTCGAGCATGACCATGTCGCCGCTCTCCAGATGCAGAAGCTTGCGGCGCAAATGGCGCAGATCATGCGGCAGGACGACCTTTTCGATCGGATGGGAAGATGGGGTGCCAGCCGGAAGATAGGAGGTGATGCGTTGCATGGAAGGTTCCGTTTCTGTGAAGCGTGACCATGCAAAATAGTCATCGTCTATGCAACAGGAATGCGACCGCGACGTTTGGTTTCCCAGGCGCCAAACCCGCGCTGGGGCATCGCGGCGAGGAAAGTCATGTCAGCCTCAGGCAGACTGGAACAGTGCACAGCGTTCTGAGATTGGTCGTTTTCATGCACGACCCGGTTCCGGCCCAGCGCTTTTGCCAGATAAAGCGCGTTGTCGGCAGCTGCATAGACAGCCTCCGGGCTGCGTCCAGTGGTGAAGTCGGCAATGCCGGCCGAGATGGTGACTGCAATTCCGCCAGATTCGATCAGGATGCTGGTGTTGCAGACTATTGCCTTCGCCGCCTCGATCCGCGCGATACGATCCGCGACGCTGCCTCCTGACAACAAGACACCGAACTCCTCCCCGCCGAGACGACCGACCACGGCCTGCTCGCTGAAAATTGTCGACAGGACCCCTGAGATGGCGACGATCACCGCGTCGCCGGCTGCATGGCCAAAGCGGTCGTTGACGGACTTGAAGCGATCGACATCGAAGATGACCAGTGACGCTTCGGTATCCGCACCCGCCATGAATTCGGCAAAGGCGCGGCGGTTGAATAATCCTGAAAGAGTGTCGGTGCGACTTAAGCGCTCGAACTCGGCGCGCGAAACCGAAATTTCGTGGATGGAGTAGCCCGTCAGCATCGCAAGAATGGCGGACACCGTTCCCCCGATCAGCCAGGAAAGCATGATGCCGAGCCGGATGGAGTCAGCCAGCGGCAGGGTCACGATCCCGAGCCACGACATGACCGGCAAGGCCGTCACGACCACCATGAGAGAAAGGAGAACCGACAGAAAACTCGCCTTTAAGGCGAAGATATAGATCGTTCGGCGTTGATGAAAGTTACCGAGCTCGACCTGTAGCGGTATCCATTTAGACATGCGAACCGCCCTCCCAACCCCCGGAACACCCGCATTTGGGATAGCCGCCGTTCTCATTCCAGAGGGTTAAGGAAATCGATAAAATGCGACGTATGGAGAAGTTGTGAACGATGAAATAACAAACCATAAGCAATTGATTACAATCGTCTAATTTAGATAGCTTCGTTGTGGTCGACAACGGGAATGCGTAACGAAATCGCTGCCGGATTTCTGTCTCTATACGGCACGCAATCGTATCAAAACCAGGCAGGGGCGTTCCCGCTGCCACGGCGACGCTAACAAATTGAGCCCCGAAATCGGGGCTCAACCAATGCCGCACTTTTGGTGTTAGGCAGCGACCTGGAGCGACTTCAGGTTCTCCAGGATATTCTGCGGCGAGGATATCCCGTAGGGATCGTTCTCGGCGTTGTCCGAATAGCCCTCTTCTTCAAACCACTGCTCGACGACGCCGTCGTTGATGACGGCAGCGTAGCGCCAGGAGCGCATGCCGAAGCCGACATTGTCCTTGCAGACGAGCATGCCCATCTTGCGGGTGAATTCGCCGGAACCGTCTGGAATGAGCTTGATATTGACGAGGTTCTGCGACTTGCCCCAAGCATTCATGACGAAGGCGTCGTTGACCGAGATACAGTAGATATCGTCGATGCCCGCGGCCTTGAACTCACCGTACAGCTTTTCGAAATCAGGGAGCTGGAAGGTCGAGCAGGTCGGTGTGAACGCACCCGGCAGTGAAAACACGATGACGCGCTTGCCGGCGAAATAGTCGGCCGATGTCATGTCCTGCCAGCGGAAGGGGTTGGAGCCACCAACAGATTCATCGCGAACGCGGGTGCGGAAGGTGACGGAGGGTACTTTTTTCCCGATCATCATAATCATGTCTCCTTGGAAGGATGGGTCAGCAGCAAGTCTTGGGAGAAAATCTACTGGCCCGATTGAATACCCTTCCGTAGCGAAGAAATTGCGGCAGTGCAGCATAAAAATGGGCGTCCACCGGCCCGCACGACAGTCATGCGGGAAGCGCATGGCATGCTTGTCAATGGATAGGCTGTGACGGCTTCAGGACGTCTGGAGCGACTGCCATTCCCTTAGATCGTCCGTCTGAATCCAGATCGTATCGTCCTCGCCGGCGCGGCCATGCTCCAGCTTGAAGGCTGCAACCTCGAGAAACAGGGACTGATATTCAAGCAACCGCGAAAGGGACGCATCCGCAGGCTCGGCGACATCCTCGAGCGCCTCGTGGGTGACAATTACCAGCCAGTTCTGGCTTTCGTCGCACACCGAGATATGGCCGTTCTCATCCGACAGAAAGGGTGGGAAACCGTCCCTCATCGACAGCGTCATGACTTCTCCTCCCTCTTGGCCGGCAGTTCCCGGGTACTATTATTGGCGATTGGGTTTGCCGCCCGCGCCGTGCAGCTTGATATCGCCATTGTCGGGGAAGAACTGTGGACCGACCACACGCACCACCCTGCTAGGACGGACTTCGTCGCTGGACACGCTCGTGTCGGCCTGGCCTGTCGTCGGCCGCTCCAGTACAGCACTGCCGCCCGCGGAAGCCCCGTAAACGCCGACAGAGGTTACAGCCGCGAGAAGCCCCAGGATGATGACGGTTGTTTTCGGAAAAGTTTTCATGTGAACCTCGCCAGGGTTGGTGTGTTGCTGGCGAAATGGTTGAGCGCTCCATAAGTTCCCGCGAAGAGCGACTTAAGCGAGAGACAGCCAGGCGCATGCGGAAATACTTAGCGAAGCAGCCGAAATTCGCGTCGTTATTGCACTGTCCACCCAGCCCCGCCCGCGTTTGCAATCGTCAACCCACGCATTTTGCATAGCTGCAGTGAAATATGAAGGTATTGTGACAAGGCTCCACGGGGCGTACACGCGGCCTCCTCGGAACAAAAGTACACGCAAATCACATGCTCAACATCAAAACTTTTTTAAGCGCCAAGATAGTCAGGCGCGCGATCTGTCGTGCAAACGTCGTTGGCAGACGCCGTCGACGCGCTGAACTGCTGGCGAAGAACGCCGTGCATCCATCGATGTTCGGAGACAGCCTCGGCTGATAGCGGCACGCGTCCGCCTGCCGATACGCTTTCGTTGAAAATCAAGGCCCGCCAGCATTTGCGATGCTGGCGGGCCGATTTGTTTGTAGCCTAGAACAGGAAGTAGCGCTGCGCCATCGGCAGCACCGTCGCCGGCTCGCAGGTGAGAAGCTCGCCGTCCGCCCGCACCTCGTAGGTTTCCGGATCGACCTCGATATGCGGCAACAGGTCGTTGTGGATCATCGATGCCTTGGAGATGCCGCCGCGGGTGTTCTTGACTGCAACAAGCTTCTTGGCGACACCCAGCCTGTCCTGAAGTCCGGCATCCAGCGACGCCTGCGACACGAATGTCACCGAGGAATTCGTCAGGCTCTTGCCGAAGGCGCCGAACATCGGTCGGTAGTGGACCGGCTGCGGGGTCGGGATCGAGGCATTCGGATCGCCCATCGGAGCAGCCGCAATCGTGCCGCCGATGATGACCATGTCCGGCTTGACGCCGAAAAACGCCGGGCTCCACATGACGAGATCGGCGCGCTTGCCGACTTCGATAGAGCCGATCTCGTGGCTCAACCCCTGCGCAATCGCCGGATTGATGGTATATTTGGCAATGTAGCGCTTGACCCTGAAATTGTCGTTTTCGCCGATTTCCTGCGCCAGCCTGCCGCGCTGGCGCTTCATCTTGTCGGCTGTCTGCCAGGTGCGGATGGCCACCTCCCCGACGCGACCCATGGCCTGGCTGTCCGAAGAGATGATCGAAAAGGCGCCGATGTCGTGCAGGATATCTTCCGCCGCAATGGTTTCCTTGCGGATGCGGCTCTCGGCAAAGGCAATGTCTTCCGGGATCGACGACGACAGGTGATGGCAGACCATCAGCATGTCGAGGTGCTCGGCAATCGTGTTGACCGTGTAGGGCCGCGTCGGGTTCGTCGACGACGGAATGACATTCGGCTGGCCGCAGATCTTGATGATGTCTGGCGCATGCCCGCCACCCGCACCCTCGGTATGGAAGGCGTGGATCGTCCGGCCCTTGATCGATCCGATGGTATCCTCGACAAAGCCGCTTTCGTTCAGCGTGTCCGTGTGGATCATCACCTGCACGTCGTACTCGTCGGCAACCGTCAGGCAGCAGTCGATGGCCGCCGGCGTCGTACCCCAGTCTTCGTGCAGCTTCAGCGCACAGGCGCCGCCCAGCACCATTTCCTCGAGCGCGCCCGGCAGCGAGGCATTGCCCTTGCCGGCAAAGGCGAGGTTCATCGGAAACGCGTCGGCAGCCTCGATCATCCGCGCGATATGCCAGGGACCGGGCGTGCAGGTGGTGGCGAGCGTGCCGTGCGCCGGGCCGGTACCGCCGCCCAGCATGCAGGTGATGCCGGACATCAGCGCTTCTTCGATCTGCTGCGGCGCGATGAAGTGGATGTGGCTGTCCATGCCGCCGGCGGTGATGATCTTGCCTTCGGCGGCAATCGCCTCCGTGCCCGGTCCGACAATGATGTTGACGCCAGGCTGCATGTCGGGATTACCGGCCTTGCCGATGGCCACGATGCGTCCATCCTTAAGGCCGATATCTGCCTTGACGATGCCCCAGGTGTCGATGATCAGCGCATTGGTGATGACCGTATCGACGGCACCGTCGGCGCGCGTCACCTGGCTCTGCCCCATGCCGTCGCGGATGACTTTGCCACCGCCGAACTTCACCTCTTCGCCATAGGTGGTGAAATCCTTCTCGACCTCGATGAACAGTTCGGTGTCGGCAAGCCGCACCTTGTCGCCGGTGGTCGGCCCGAACATGTTGGCATAGGCGGCGCGGGAGATCTTGTAGGCCATCGTCTTTTTACCTCTGGAGCTCGGATAGTTGCGTGTCTCTGGCTTATGCTTTGTCTAGGTCGTCGCTGTCGGTCGATGTGTTACCGTGCCATCCGGGGAACGAATCCGGGATATCGGCGGCTTGCTTTGCTGGAAGAAGGAGCCGAGGCGTGGTCACCAGCGGGGCCGGCGGCATCGTTCGACGAAGCTCAATTTCCCGACCCTTCCGCCATTTCCTTCAGTTCCTTTGTCCGCAGCCGGGTCATCGTCGCCTTGCAACTTGAGACGAGCATTGGCTCCATCGATCCGCCGCGCGCCTGGAAGCCCTCTGCCTCGCATTGACCGTCCCGGTAGGCGATCCAGCCGCGCTGTCCGGCAAGCAGTGCCTTCTCAGCGCCCTTCATCTCTCCTTCGAGATCGGCATCGACTGCCTGCAGGGCCGCCCGGGTCTTCTTGTATTGCGCGTTCAGCTCGGCATCCGCCGTATCGAAATCCTGTTCCGCGCAGATGTTCATATCCATTTGCGTTTCGGCCTTGCTGCAGTCGGGCGTTTCGTCGGCCAAGGCTAGACCGTGGGCCATCGCCATCATCATGCCTGCCGCAGCCATCATCAGGTTCAAACGCATCAGCTGTCCTCAGTGGGGTGGGATCAGAGCTTGCCCATGACCAGCTGGCGAAAACCGTAGACCTCGCGCTTGCCGGAAAGGGGAATGAGCGTCACAGAGCGGGTCTGGCCTGGCTCGAACCTAACGGCCGTCCCGGCTGGAATATCGAGCCGCATGCCCCTCGCCTGCTCGCGGTCGAAGGCGAGCCCGCCGTTTGTCTCAGCGAAATGGTAGTGGCTGCCGACCTGCACCGGCCTGTCGCCGGTATTGGACACGTCGATGGAGATCGTCGGGGCGCCGGCGTTCAATTCGATATCGCCGCTGGCGGCAATGATTTCACCGGGGATCATCGGATGCTCCTCTTCATGCGGCCTCGGCGGGCGGGCAGCCCCCGGCCTTCAATATACGTTTCGTCGAGGCCGGATTGGCCGCAAGTTTTGCTGCCGGCCGTACCGGACGACGGACCAGCTCACCACCGCAGTTCGGGCATATGCCGGAAAGCGTGCCGGAGGCGCAATCGGCACAATAGGTGCATTCGAAGCTGCACATCATCGCCTCGCGGCTATCCGCCGGCAGGTCGCGATCGCAGCATTCGCAATTGGGCCTGAGCTCGAGCATGACAGGTTACCGGATAGGTTCGTGGACGGTGACAAGCTTGGTGCCATCCGGGAAGGTCGCCTCGACCTGCACATCGTGGATCATCTCGGCAATGCCTTCCATCACCTGGTCGCGACCGATGACATGGGCGCCGGCGGACATGAGGTCGGCAACGGATCGGCCGTCGCGTGCGCCCTCGACGACAAAGTCGCTGATCAGCGCGATGGCCTCGGGATAATTGAGCTTGACGCCGCGCTCAAGCCGCCGGCGCGCCACCATCGCCGCCATGGAAATCAACAGCTTGTCTTTTTCTCTCGGAGTGAGGTTCATCGTCTGCCTATCGCTTGAACTAGAGATTCCAGACTTTCGGCACTGGCGCGCCATTGCGCAAGGCCGAAATGATCGGGATAAGGATTTTTCTGAGCGCAAAGCCATCTGCCGCCGCAAGCCGGATCACCAGCTTGCCGTTCCAGTGGCTGACGCCCCCGTTGCGCCCCTCCAGCATCGGCCGAACGGTCGAGAGATAGCGCTCCGCCGAGGGGCCTGCGTAGAGAACCGTGACGAAGGCAACCTGCCCGCCCAGCACCGCCCGCTCGGCAGTCAGCGCCGCCACATCGCCGTCGAGCCGCAAGTCCTCGGCATGGATCAGCCGGCCGGCCCGGCGAATACGCCAGCGGTCGCGAAAAAGCCCGGTCAGCATCGCCTCGCCCATCGCCTTGCGGCCCAGCAATACGGCTTCGACAGCGAGGAATTCTGCCGTCCCGTCGAGGTCGACATCGAGCGTGCGCGACAGCGCAGCACGGTCGAAGAGGATCGTTTCCTGCGGCAACCAGTCCACCCGCGCTCCGGCACCGACCTCGATCCGCGTCCTGATTTCGGCAATACCGGCGGATGCCTTGTAGATCTTCTCGCAGGCCTGCGTTGTCACGTCGATGCGTGTCTGCGCCGCCGCCGTGACGCTCCAGTCCATGCGGTCTCCACCGGTCAGCCCGCCGGCCGTGTTGATGATGACGGCTTCCATCGAGTTGTCGAAGGTGTCGGGCAGGCGGATCTTGGCAGCCCCTTCCTGGAAGAATTCGGCCAGCCGGGTACGTCCGTCGAGCCACTTCGCTGCCAGGTGGCCGCGTCCCTCGGCCCTTTGCGGCCTGGTGCTCGCTGCCATCGTCGTCATCATGCGATCCTTGCGATAAACTTACACAATAGCCGCCATTCAACCTCGCAAGCGTCTGAATGCAAGCTCTTTTTCGTTTCGCCGTATTTCTGCGAAGTGTCCATCATACCGTCAGGTGGCGGCGGGCTTCCGGCGTATCCAGCGTTTCGGCCAGCCCTTCATGAACGATCTCGCCGCGGTCCATGATGTAGACATAGTCGGCAAGCTCCCGGCAGAAATCGAGATATTGCTCGACCAACAGGATCGCCATGCCGGTGGAATCCCGCAAGTACTGGATGGCGCGGCCAATGTCCTTGATGATCGAGGGCTGGATACCTTCCGTCGGCTCGTCGAGCACGAGGATCTTCGGCCGCGTCACCAGCGCCCGGCCGATGGCTAACTGCTGCTGCTGCCCGCCCGAGAGATCGCCGCCCCGCCGCGACAGCATGGATTTCAGCACCGGAAACAATTGGAAGATATCCTCCGGCACCGTCCGGTCGCGGCGCGCCAGCGGCGCAAAGCCGGTCTCGAGATTTTCCTTCACCGTCAGCAGCGGAAAAATCTCGCGCCCCTGCGGCACATAGCCGATACCCTGCTTTGCCCGCGCATAGGGCGCCAGGCCGTCAAGCTTATGATCGTTGAAGCTGATACTGCCGGCACTCAGCGCATGCTGGCCGGTGACAGCCCGCAGCAGCGAGCTCTTGCCGACGCCGTTGCGCCCCAGTACGCAGGTGATCTTCCCCATCTCCGCCTTGATCGAAATGCCCCGGAGTGCTTGGGCGGCGCCGTAATGGAGATTTGCGTTTTCGACGGTCAGCATGGTGCGGGTTCCTCATTCATCGGGGCGGGCACCCCCCTCTGTCCCTCCGGGACATCTCCCCCACAAGGGGGGAGATCAGCCGAGACCTTTTGGCCAGAAAGGGAAAAGAAGGATCTCCCCCCTTGTGGGGGAGATGTCAGCGAAGCTGACAGAGGGGGGTAAGCCCACCCCAAGCTGTGGATCATCCCGTTCATCATCGCCCCAGATAATTCTCGATCACCTTCGGATCGCTGCTGACGAAATCGATCGAGCCTTCGGCCAGCACGGAGCCTTCAGCGAGACACGTCACCTTGACGCCGAGATCGCGGATGAAGCCCATGTCGTGCTCGACGACAACCACCGAGCGGGTCTTGGCGATTTCCTTTAGCAGGATCGCCGTTTCCGCCGTCTCCGCGTCCGTCATCCCGGCCACCGGCTCGTCGACCAGCAGCAGCTTCGGCTCCTGCGCCAGCAGCATGCCGATCTCAAGCCACTGCTTCTGGCCATGGCTGAGGTTGGCCGCCAGCTCGTCGCGCCGATGGTGCAGCCGGACGGTATCGAGGATCTCGTCGATGCGGGCGCGGTCGGTCGGGGTCATCCTGTAGAACAGCGTCGCGAACACGCCGCGACTGCGGTTCAGTGCCAGTTCCAGATTGTCCCAGACCGTATGGCTCTCGAACACCGTCGGCTTCTGGAATTTACGTCCGATGCCGAGAAGCGCAATGTCGGCCTCGTCCTTCTTGGTGAGATCGACGGCGCCGTTGAAGAACACCTCGCCCGAATCCGGCTTGGTCTTGCCGGTGATGATGTCCATCATCGTCGTCTTGCCGGCACCGTTCGGGCCGATGATCGCCCTGAGTTCGCCGGGCTCGATGACCATCGACAGCGAATTCAGCGCCTTGAACCCGTCAAAGGAGACAGACACGTTGTTGAGGTAGAGCATGCTTGTGGGTTTGCCGTCCGTGATCATGCTCTTACTCCGCCGCCTGAATGGGTTCGTCGCTCTCGCCTTTTTCCGCCGCCGCGGACGCCCGCCGCGACCTGCCGCCGCCGGTGCCGTAATGGGCAATCGTGCCGACCACGCCACGTGGCAGGAACAGCGTCACGGCGACGAATAGCCCGCCGAGCGCAAACAACCACACTTCGGGAAACAGGCCGGTAAAGATCGTCTTGCTGCCGTTGACGAGGATCGCCCCGATGATCGGACCGATCAGCGTGCCTCGCCCGCCGACAGCCGTCCAGATGACCACTTCGATGGAGTTGGCCGGTGCGAATTCGCCGGGGTTGATGATGCCGACCTGCGGCACGTAGAGTGCACCGGCAATGCCAGCCATCATCGCCGAGACCACGAAGGTGAACAGCTTGATGTTCTCGACACGGTAGCCGAGGAAGCGGGTCCGGCTTTCGGCATCG from Rhizobium tumorigenes harbors:
- a CDS encoding lysozyme inhibitor LprI family protein: MRLNLMMAAAGMMMAMAHGLALADETPDCSKAETQMDMNICAEQDFDTADAELNAQYKKTRAALQAVDADLEGEMKGAEKALLAGQRGWIAYRDGQCEAEGFQARGGSMEPMLVSSCKATMTRLRTKELKEMAEGSGN
- the urtE gene encoding urea ABC transporter ATP-binding subunit UrtE translates to MLTVENANLHYGAAQALRGISIKAEMGKITCVLGRNGVGKSSLLRAVTGQHALSAGSISFNDHKLDGLAPYARAKQGIGYVPQGREIFPLLTVKENLETGFAPLARRDRTVPEDIFQLFPVLKSMLSRRGGDLSGGQQQQLAIGRALVTRPKILVLDEPTEGIQPSIIKDIGRAIQYLRDSTGMAILLVEQYLDFCRELADYVYIMDRGEIVHEGLAETLDTPEARRHLTV
- the ureC gene encoding urease subunit alpha, coding for MAYKISRAAYANMFGPTTGDKVRLADTELFIEVEKDFTTYGEEVKFGGGKVIRDGMGQSQVTRADGAVDTVITNALIIDTWGIVKADIGLKDGRIVAIGKAGNPDMQPGVNIIVGPGTEAIAAEGKIITAGGMDSHIHFIAPQQIEEALMSGITCMLGGGTGPAHGTLATTCTPGPWHIARMIEAADAFPMNLAFAGKGNASLPGALEEMVLGGACALKLHEDWGTTPAAIDCCLTVADEYDVQVMIHTDTLNESGFVEDTIGSIKGRTIHAFHTEGAGGGHAPDIIKICGQPNVIPSSTNPTRPYTVNTIAEHLDMLMVCHHLSSSIPEDIAFAESRIRKETIAAEDILHDIGAFSIISSDSQAMGRVGEVAIRTWQTADKMKRQRGRLAQEIGENDNFRVKRYIAKYTINPAIAQGLSHEIGSIEVGKRADLVMWSPAFFGVKPDMVIIGGTIAAAPMGDPNASIPTPQPVHYRPMFGAFGKSLTNSSVTFVSQASLDAGLQDRLGVAKKLVAVKNTRGGISKASMIHNDLLPHIEVDPETYEVRADGELLTCEPATVLPMAQRYFLF
- the ureG gene encoding urease accessory protein UreG, with product MKSRNGPLRVGIGGPVGSGKTALTEKLCKALRDEYSVAVVTNDIYTTEDAEALVRMQALPSDRIVGVETGGCPHTAIREDATINLQAIAGLNARIPDLDIVFIESGGDNLAATFSPDLADITIYVISVCQGEEIPRKGGPGITKSDMLVINKKDLAPHVGADLEVMGRDATRMRADLPFVFADMKRGDGVGTIVDFLKLHGGL
- the ureE gene encoding urease accessory protein UreE, with product MQRITSYLPAGTPSSHPIEKVVLPHDLRHLRRKLLHLESGDMVMLDLKEAVLLAHGDLLVREDGELIEIVAAPEKLFEIKPRNRLHLIELAWHLGNRHLPAQIEEDRILILRDHVIRSMLEGLGADVADVTEPFQPARGAYHSHGHGHGHPAHD
- a CDS encoding urease subunit gamma, with amino-acid sequence MNLTPREKDKLLISMAAMVARRRLERGVKLNYPEAIALISDFVVEGARDGRSVADLMSAGAHVIGRDQVMEGIAEMIHDVQVEATFPDGTKLVTVHEPIR
- a CDS encoding urease accessory protein UreD, which encodes MTTMAASTRPQRAEGRGHLAAKWLDGRTRLAEFFQEGAAKIRLPDTFDNSMEAVIINTAGGLTGGDRMDWSVTAAAQTRIDVTTQACEKIYKASAGIAEIRTRIEVGAGARVDWLPQETILFDRAALSRTLDVDLDGTAEFLAVEAVLLGRKAMGEAMLTGLFRDRWRIRRAGRLIHAEDLRLDGDVAALTAERAVLGGQVAFVTVLYAGPSAERYLSTVRPMLEGRNGGVSHWNGKLVIRLAAADGFALRKILIPIISALRNGAPVPKVWNL
- a CDS encoding urease subunit beta is translated as MIPGEIIAASGDIELNAGAPTISIDVSNTGDRPVQVGSHYHFAETNGGLAFDREQARGMRLDIPAGTAVRFEPGQTRSVTLIPLSGKREVYGFRQLVMGKL
- a CDS encoding urease accessory protein UreF, with product MGDVSETIASLRLMAWLSPAFPIGSFAYSGGLEKAVHDGLVTNARDLDAWLSSVLTHGAVWNDAVLMAEAHTSASDPERLAACAELAEALAGSRERHQETMLLGEAFLATAGAWPQMPVSVPEKLAYPVAVGAVAAAHGIGAGEAIAAYLHAFVSQGVSASIRLSVCGQSDGVGVLAGLETLVATTAGKAASSTLDDLGSAAVQADIVALRHETQRVRLFRS
- a CDS encoding Crp/Fnr family transcriptional regulator, which codes for MSSLLPMGEREKSLLRTMPFISSLIGEASDQMVESASGVHCEARDIIFRQDEPSDFFYCVLSGYVRLYRLNRDGREADIRLCGPEDTFAECVLYAEGGYRYNAQATDTTLLCRFETRSVRRLAERYGAIDKAMVGVISGHFLESMDCIANDRLQTAPQRVANYLLNACEGSVETAQLRLPFPKSLLAGKLGLAPEALSRAFSTLRGSGVTVHGRLIEISDPEALRNV
- a CDS encoding GGDEF domain-containing protein, with protein sequence MSKWIPLQVELGNFHQRRTIYIFALKASFLSVLLSLMVVVTALPVMSWLGIVTLPLADSIRLGIMLSWLIGGTVSAILAMLTGYSIHEISVSRAEFERLSRTDTLSGLFNRRAFAEFMAGADTEASLVIFDVDRFKSVNDRFGHAAGDAVIVAISGVLSTIFSEQAVVGRLGGEEFGVLLSGGSVADRIARIEAAKAIVCNTSILIESGGIAVTISAGIADFTTGRSPEAVYAAADNALYLAKALGRNRVVHENDQSQNAVHCSSLPEADMTFLAAMPQRGFGAWETKRRGRIPVA
- a CDS encoding peroxiredoxin encodes the protein MIGKKVPSVTFRTRVRDESVGGSNPFRWQDMTSADYFAGKRVIVFSLPGAFTPTCSTFQLPDFEKLYGEFKAAGIDDIYCISVNDAFVMNAWGKSQNLVNIKLIPDGSGEFTRKMGMLVCKDNVGFGMRSWRYAAVINDGVVEQWFEEEGYSDNAENDPYGISSPQNILENLKSLQVAA
- a CDS encoding DUF1272 domain-containing protein yields the protein MLELRPNCECCDRDLPADSREAMMCSFECTYCADCASGTLSGICPNCGGELVRRPVRPAAKLAANPASTKRILKAGGCPPAEAA